A region of the Pungitius pungitius chromosome 8, fPunPun2.1, whole genome shotgun sequence genome:
TCTTTTGTGGCCCGATGATGATCAGCTGTTTTCATCAGCTTTGATGACTTGTGTGTGAAGAAGCTGTTTGTGGATCATCTTCATGTGAaacgtgacctctgacctcactgTCCATCAGGGACCTCCCTGAAGTCACAGCGGAGGATTTCTCCAAAGTGGATCTCCATCAGTTCAAGTGGATCCACTGGGAGGTGAGCGGCAGCACCTGAGACCTTGGACCTGTCAGATTGACCCGTCTGAAAGGAGCAGCAGGTTTTACTGCTAGATGTTTGTGTTTAAACTCCTGCAGGGCCGTAACGCCGAGGAGCAGGTGAAGATGATCCAGAGGGTTGTGGCGTTTAACGCCACGTTGCCGCGGCAGCAGCAGAGAATCACCGTCTCCGTGGAGATAGAGAAGACCAGGGAACCGCTGTATCAGCTGTTTCCTCACGGCGACGTGGTGAGagtcttttggggggggggggggacattcttTACACAGGAGGTCCGTGGCGGGACGGGTTGAGACAGGTCACCTCGGGTGTTGACGCCGCTCTCGTCATTCCAGGTGTTTGTCAGCAAAGACGTGGCCCGACACTTCGGCTTCCTGTCGGCGGCAGCTGCTCTGAAAGGGCTCCGCGGCCGGGTGAAACCGGGGTGAGCGGCGGGGTCGGGTCCACGGGACTCTTTTGAGGACACGGTTGTGTCTCCGGCACAGTTCTCTGAACCGTCTCTCCATCTCTaatctgtctctccctctctgacccGTCTTCCTCAGGTCTGTCTTTCtgacccgtctctccctctctgacccgtctcccTCAGGTCTGTCTTTTTGAcccgtctctcctctctgacccGTCTTCCTCAGGTCTGTCTTTTTGacccgtctctcctctctctgacccgtctcccTCAGGTCTGTCTTTCTGAcccgtctcttcctctctgacccgtctcccTCAGGTCTGTCTTTCTGAcccgtctcttcctctctgacccgtctcccTCAGGTCTGTCTTTTTGAcccgtctcttcctctctgacccgtctcccTCTCAGGGCTGTCCTAGTGTGTGCCTGGGCAGAAGAAGGAGCCGATGCTTTAGGTCCTGACGGTTCTGTCATTCATTCGGACGCGTTTCCTCCTGAAACTCTGGTCGACACTCTCGGAGCCGGAGACACTTTCAACTCTGCCGTCATCTACACGCTATCCAACGGTGAGACGTTAGCTAGAGACCAACTTgta
Encoded here:
- the khk gene encoding ketohexokinase isoform X3; the protein is MEERKKKILCVGLVCLDIINVVDKYPEEDSDSRCLSQHWQRGGNASNSCTVLSLLGAPSAFMGSLSAGPVTDFILEDFQKFHIDVSLVSKHAQCALPASVVVSNISTGSRTILHMNRDLPEVTAEDFSKVDLHQFKWIHWEGRNAEEQVKMIQRVVAFNATLPRQQQRITVSVEIEKTREPLYQLFPHGDVVFVSKDVARHFGFLSAAAALKGLRGRVKPGAVLVCAWAEEGADALGPDGSVIHSDAFPPETLVDTLGAGDTFNSAVIYTLSNGGSLQDALTFGCRVAGRKCGFHGYDDIGKYFGNSKQ
- the khk gene encoding ketohexokinase isoform X5 codes for the protein MEERKKKILCVGLVCLDIINVVDKYPEEDSDSRCLSQHWQRGGNASNSCTVLSLLGAPSAFMGSLSAGPVTEDLPEVTAEDFSKVDLHQFKWIHWEGRNAEEQVKMIQRVVAFNATLPRQQQRITVSVEIEKTREPLYQLFPHGDVVFVSKDVARHFGFLSAAAALKGLRGRVKPGAVLVCAWAEEGADALGPDGSVIHSDAFPPETLVDTLGAGDTFNSAVIYTLSNGGSLQDALTFGCRVAGRKCGFHGYDDIGKYFGNSKQ
- the khk gene encoding ketohexokinase isoform X4; this translates as MEERKKKILCVGLVCLDIINVVDKYPEEDSDSRCLSQHWQRGGNASNSCTVLSLLGAPSAFMGSLSAGPVTDFIMADFSRCAVDVSALVWQTEGQTPSACCVVCPSSGSRTVVLYDTDLPEVTAEDFSKVDLHQFKWIHWEGRNAEEQVKMIQRVVAFNATLPRQQQRITVSVEIEKTREPLYQLFPHGDVVFVSKDVARHFGFLSAAAALKGLRGRVKPGAVLVCAWAEEGADALGPDGSVIHSDAFPPETLVDTLGAGDTFNSAVIYTLSNGGSLQDALTFGCRVAGRKCGFHGYDDIGKYFGNSKQ